One window of Cupriavidus oxalaticus genomic DNA carries:
- a CDS encoding ornithine cyclodeaminase family protein produces MQHITDAMIDAHVTPEDARQVMEAAFSSFGRGDAAMQERIRTEAGGVKLSTLGAVIPQQGVAGAKVYTTINGQFSFVILIFSTEDGRPLASFDAGAITRLRTAACTTLAAQRLARPGARTLALFGAGTQGAQHARQLGATLGLERILVSDPHADAGMPERLSALCGIPVALAEPDAAVAEADIIVTASRATTPLFAGTSIRPGAFVAAIGSSLPHTRELDDAALRRAAAVVVEWRPQSTREAGDIVLADPQALPADKIVELADVVLGKASPRQRDDDIVIYKSVGVGLEDVALAGFAWSRIAGGAERRAA; encoded by the coding sequence ATGCAGCACATCACAGACGCGATGATCGATGCCCACGTCACCCCGGAAGATGCCCGGCAGGTCATGGAGGCGGCGTTTTCCAGCTTCGGGCGCGGCGACGCCGCGATGCAGGAGCGCATCCGCACCGAGGCCGGCGGCGTCAAGCTGTCCACGCTGGGGGCGGTGATTCCGCAGCAGGGCGTGGCCGGGGCCAAGGTCTACACCACCATCAACGGCCAGTTTTCCTTTGTCATCCTGATCTTCTCGACCGAAGACGGCCGGCCGCTGGCTTCGTTCGACGCCGGCGCCATCACGCGCCTGCGCACCGCGGCGTGCACCACGCTGGCGGCGCAGCGGCTGGCCCGTCCCGGCGCGCGCACGCTGGCCTTGTTCGGCGCCGGCACGCAGGGCGCCCAGCACGCGCGCCAGCTCGGCGCCACGCTGGGGCTGGAACGCATCCTGGTGTCCGATCCGCATGCGGACGCCGGCATGCCCGAGCGCCTGTCGGCGCTGTGCGGCATCCCGGTGGCGCTGGCCGAGCCCGATGCGGCGGTGGCCGAGGCCGACATCATTGTCACGGCCTCGCGCGCGACCACGCCGCTGTTCGCCGGCACGTCGATCCGGCCGGGCGCCTTCGTGGCCGCCATCGGCTCCAGCCTGCCGCATACGCGCGAACTGGACGACGCCGCGCTGCGCCGCGCCGCCGCGGTCGTGGTGGAGTGGCGGCCGCAATCGACCCGCGAGGCCGGCGATATCGTGCTGGCCGATCCGCAAGCGCTGCCGGCGGACAAGATCGTGGAACTGGCGGACGTCGTGCTCGGCAAGGCGTCGCCAAGGCAGCGCGACGACGACATCGTGATCTACAAGTCGGTCGGCGTGGGGCTGGAAGACGTGGCGCTGG
- a CDS encoding sulfite exporter TauE/SafE family protein — MPDPLLAMLPAGLSVPAYLSMGLLILAGACLQGVGGIGFAMLSAPLGAIFFPDLVPGPLLAMGCCLSLMGALREREAIVWNIAGLALAGRALGGAAAVLTIAWLAPGPLALLFSLSILAAVALSLLGWRLLPSTRNVVVAGTLSGFMGTITSAGAPPFALVMQHMAPAPLRATMGCILSGGAVLSLAMLALAGRFGLPQLVLALVLAPFLLAGFALSNRLRGRVSPTAVRRLLLGLCAAGALGVLGRAAFA, encoded by the coding sequence ATGCCCGATCCGTTGCTCGCGATGCTGCCCGCCGGCCTGTCCGTCCCGGCCTACCTGTCGATGGGACTGCTCATCCTGGCGGGGGCCTGCCTGCAGGGTGTGGGCGGGATCGGCTTTGCCATGCTGTCGGCGCCGCTGGGCGCGATCTTCTTCCCTGACCTCGTGCCGGGGCCGCTGCTGGCGATGGGCTGCTGCCTGTCGCTGATGGGCGCCCTGCGCGAGCGCGAGGCCATCGTCTGGAACATCGCCGGCCTTGCACTGGCCGGCCGTGCGCTGGGCGGCGCCGCGGCGGTGCTGACCATCGCGTGGCTGGCCCCGGGTCCGCTGGCGCTGCTGTTCTCGCTGTCGATCCTCGCCGCCGTGGCGCTGAGCCTGCTCGGCTGGCGCCTGCTGCCTAGCACCCGCAACGTGGTCGTGGCGGGCACCTTGTCTGGCTTCATGGGGACGATCACCTCGGCCGGCGCGCCGCCGTTCGCGCTCGTCATGCAGCACATGGCGCCCGCGCCGTTGCGCGCGACCATGGGCTGCATCCTGTCCGGCGGGGCGGTGCTGTCGCTCGCCATGCTGGCGCTGGCCGGGCGCTTCGGCCTGCCGCAACTGGTGCTGGCGCTGGTGCTGGCGCCGTTCCTGCTGGCCGGTTTCGCGCTGTCCAACCGGCTGCGCGGGCGGGTGTCTCCCACTGCGGTGCGCCGCCTGCTGCTGGGCCTGTGCGCGGCCGGCGCGCTGGGCGTGCTCGGCCGCGCGGCATTTGCCTGA